The DNA window CGTTGCGGTTGCTGCGGGTCATCGTGCCCGGTGTCGTCGGCGTCGTCCTCTACGCGACGGCGTTGTGGGGTGCTCCGGTGCCCGAAAAGCGCGCGGTCGTGGCGCGTCTGTTGCGACGGCGGGCGTAAGTCTCATTGCCCCTCTTGCAACGCCGCCACCATGATGCCCAGCGCCATCGCTAGTTCATCGTCCCCGATGACCAGCGGTGGGGCGATGCGGACGACCTTCTCAGTGTGCAGTGTGCCGCCGACAATCAAACCGCGTTGCAAGCAGCGCCGCACGAACGCTCGCGTCGCTAACTTGTCGGCAAACTCCAACCCCAGCATCAGCCCTTTACCCCGCACCTCACGAAGCGTCGGAAAGCGTAAGACCAAATCCTTTAACGCTTTTTGGAGTTTTGCCCCTATTTCAGCGGCGCGTTGGGGCAAGCAGTCGCGTTCCATCACTTCCAACGCCGCCAACGCAGCGGCGCAGCAAACGGGGTGACCGCCGAAGGTCGTCACATGGCACAGAGGCGGGTTTTCCGCGAGTGCTCGCATCACTTCCCGACGCGCCAAAAACCCGCTCAACGGCATCCCACCGCCTAATGCTTTGCCGACGGTCAGGATGTCGGGCACGATGCCCCAATGCTCAAAAGCGAACCATTTGCCCGTCCGTCCGAAGCCTGTTTGCACTTCGTCCAAGATGAGCAACGCTCCGACTTCGTCGCAGCGCTGGCGCAAGGCGGGCAGAAAGTCATCGGGCGGGACGATGATGCCTGCTTCGCCTTGAATGGGTTCAACGATAACGGCGGCGACCGTCGCGTCAATGCGCTCCAACGCCGCCACATCGCCGAAGGGCAAAAAGGTCACATCGGGCAAGAGTGGTTCAAAGGGACGACGGTAAACTTCCCGTCCTGTGACGGACAGTGACCCCATCGTGTCGCCGTGAAAACTGTCGTGGAAGGCGACGAACTTTTTGCGCCCCGTAAATTTGCGCGCCAACTTCAGGGCGCCTTCGTTTGCTTCCGTGCCGCTGTTGGTCGGGTAGTATTGCAATTCGCCCTGCCAACGCCCCCCGCTCGCCCGTCGGAACGCCGCTTCCACGATGCCGACCAACTTTTCTGCCAACGCGACCTGCACATCTTGCACGAATTCGCCGTAGACCATCGCATGCCAGTAGCGGTCAACTTGCCGCTTGACCGCGTCCACGACCTCAGGGCGTCGGTGCCCGATGTTCGTCACTGCGATGCCTGAGATGAAATCAAGGTAACGCCGCCCGTCTTTGGCAATGACCCAGCACCCTTCCGTGCGCTCCACGACGATACCGATGGGTTCATCCGAAGTTTGCGCAAGGTAGCGCAAAAACTTTTCCCGCAGCGTCGCCATTGCGTGCATCGCTGCCTCACCCTTTCGGCGTCAACGGTCGGGTAGTTGGGCGAAGACCCGCTGGGCGTCGGCGGCGTGCTCTGCAGGGACGCAAAGGCGTTGGCGCGGTTGCGTCGGGTCAGAGGGGTCAAAGTCCACTTCAACGCTGACAGGGATACCTTGTTGCTCCAACATGAACCGCGCCAACGCGGTGCGTTCCGCATCGCCTTCAAACACAGGTACCCAACCGCCTTCGGGCGCTGGCAACGCGAGGGGTTCAAGGTCGCACCAGCGCACCAACTCGGCGATCAGGTGCTTGCCGTCTTGCGACCATTCAAGGGGCGGCGTTTGCAAGCGCCCGACGGGACAGACGCGGCTAGCACCCATGTGCCCCAATGCTTCCGCCGCCCGTTCTGCCATCGTTTCGTCCATCGCTACCGCGACGCCTTGCAAAAACTGACCCAACGGGCGCAACGCGTCAAAAACTGCGTCCAATGTGTCCATCGCGACGATGTGCACCACGCGTGCAGAACATGCCACCTTTTGCCATGCATCGCACATGGTGGGTGCATCCCACACCGCGACCGTCCAACTGGCATCTGAAGGCGCCAACACTTGCGCCCCCAGCATTTGGCAAGTGAGCCGAAAATGCGTTACCCTCGCTCTCTCACTATCTCGCAAGACAGGTGGCAACTCTGCATTGAGCCGTTGCAGCGCCTCCGCCACCTTGTGCCCAAACGCCGCGGTTGCCGCTCGTCCTACCACGAAACAGACTTGCGGCGACAGGCAGCCGCGTTGGTCAAAGCGGGCGATGTCCAACGCCAGCAATTGGGCGGTGCGTTCGTCAGCGTAAGCGGCGTCCACGATGGCGACACTGAACCGATGCCCACGCTCAATGACCCGCACCTTTGCGGGAGCACACCGCTTGACAGCGGTTACCGTTTCGTCTGTGCCGTAAACGATGACGGCGTCAATCCCGTCCCACACTTCTAGCTGAACATCGGGCGGCAGGGAAGCGACGGCATCGGCTAGCTCGGGTGCGGCGGCGGCAAGGCTTTGCGCAAACAATGCAGGCAGCAACGGTTCGTCTGACGACGGTTTGACCAACACGGGCGTTTTGCACAATAGGCAAAAGGCGATGTCCCAAATGCCAACGCCGATGATGTTGCCTGCCAAGATGAGCAATGCGACATCGGCGCCAAAGGCTTTGCGCCGCACGCTGGCGCTTTCGGAAGGCAGGATGGAGGATGTATGGCGGACAAGAGGCACAAACGCATCCAACGCTTGGTGCGTGCCCAGTAGGTCGTCCAACAACGCCAGCAGCCGCGGTGCCGTCAACGGTTCAAACAAGGCATCTAATGCCCGTTCGCAGACGGGGCGCCCGAACGGCACGCGTTGGGGCAACTCTGCCAAAGCGATGCGACGTTCAGGGGCGGT is part of the bacterium HR17 genome and encodes:
- the lysJ gene encoding [LysW]-aminoadipate semialdehyde transaminase, with product MHAMATLREKFLRYLAQTSDEPIGIVVERTEGCWVIAKDGRRYLDFISGIAVTNIGHRRPEVVDAVKRQVDRYWHAMVYGEFVQDVQVALAEKLVGIVEAAFRRASGGRWQGELQYYPTNSGTEANEGALKLARKFTGRKKFVAFHDSFHGDTMGSLSVTGREVYRRPFEPLLPDVTFLPFGDVAALERIDATVAAVIVEPIQGEAGIIVPPDDFLPALRQRCDEVGALLILDEVQTGFGRTGKWFAFEHWGIVPDILTVGKALGGGMPLSGFLARREVMRALAENPPLCHVTTFGGHPVCCAAALAALEVMERDCLPQRAAEIGAKLQKALKDLVLRFPTLREVRGKGLMLGLEFADKLATRAFVRRCLQRGLIVGGTLHTEKVVRIAPPLVIGDDELAMALGIMVAALQEGQ
- the luxC gene encoding Long-chain acyl-protein thioester reductase, producing MSLDLTTTIARLRNAGDRLRAMPVAAIAAALERVAHRWQDRTAPERRIALAELPQRVPFGRPVCERALDALFEPLTAPRLLALLDDLLGTHQALDAFVPLVRHTSSILPSESASVRRKAFGADVALLILAGNIIGVGIWDIAFCLLCKTPVLVKPSSDEPLLPALFAQSLAAAAPELADAVASLPPDVQLEVWDGIDAVIVYGTDETVTAVKRCAPAKVRVIERGHRFSVAIVDAAYADERTAQLLALDIARFDQRGCLSPQVCFVVGRAATAAFGHKVAEALQRLNAELPPVLRDSERARVTHFRLTCQMLGAQVLAPSDASWTVAVWDAPTMCDAWQKVACSARVVHIVAMDTLDAVFDALRPLGQFLQGVAVAMDETMAERAAEALGHMGASRVCPVGRLQTPPLEWSQDGKHLIAELVRWCDLEPLALPAPEGGWVPVFEGDAERTALARFMLEQQGIPVSVEVDFDPSDPTQPRQRLCVPAEHAADAQRVFAQLPDR